GCTTCCGCACTTGCAGTACATGTCTATGATTGCAGTTAAAACTATTGAATTAACATGAATCTTTTTCTTTTGGATATAAGCATGAATCCACTCTCCTTGTTTAAGAGCTCCTAACTGAGCACATGCATTTAATAAGCTCACTGTTGTGAACTCGGTTGGTTTAATTCCCTCGTTTTGCATTCGTTGGAAGAGATGAAATGCCTCGTTTAATTTCCCATTTCTAACACACCCACTAATCATAGAATTCCATGATATATCACTTCTCGATGGCATCTTATCGAACAATCTCAAGGATTCATTGACCTGTCCATTTTTAGCAAAACCAATGATCATGGAATTCCAAGCTACAATATCGACAACATCTGAATACTCATTGAATACTCGACTGGCTTCAATCATGTATCCGCAATTTGAATACATATAGATCATTGTGTTTCGAATGAAGGGATCGAAATCGATCCCCAGTTTTAAAATTCTTCCATGAAGTTGAGATCCATCCTGGGCTCGACCAAGATTAGCATAAGCTTTGAAGAGAGAAGGATAAGTGAGTTTTTCTGGTTCCACGGATGAAGAATGCAACATATGGATGAAAAGATATATAGAATTCTGAGGACATGAACTCTGCGAGAAGCCTCTGATAATGGTGTTCCAAGAAAAAAGATTTGGTTGTTCGATTTGAGAGAAGACTTGGTAAGCGTAGTTGATGTCGCCAAAGGGGGATGTGGCGCAGAAACATAAAACCCGGCTGACTGCAATGATATCTTTGCTTAAACCAGTTTTGATGAGTTGGGCATGAAGTTTATGAAGGTCTCTCATGCTTCTGCAGTTCTTTTCAAGCATGGACAGACATGAATGGTCTGAGATAAACTTGGAGATGGAAgtgaatgatgatgttgatgacggcAATACATTGCATCTTGGGTTCATTTCCTTTCACTGTCTGTATGTTGGGAATGAGAAGTGGATAGGAAATGAGATGATAAAATCTGTTTTTTCCCCTTCTTTTTCTGTGTTACTTTGAAGAGCAGGAAAGAATTCTGGATAGACGGTGTAGGATTATTATAATACCTGCTAGTATATCTAAGAGCTGCCTCAAAATAATTTGGGGTACTAATTTAAGCTCCTCCATTCGAGGTGGCTTTGGGGTGTCTTAAATATAAAAAATACCTTATACACTTTGATACTAACATCGACATCCAATCATCTTATGCAAATCCAGATTTTCCCCATCCATGTGCACAAACAAATCGATCGGATCGCTAGGAATTTTTTCTGGAGACATGATTCATCGGTTAAAAAACTTCACCCAATAAGACGGAACAAGCTAAACAAGCCGATAGCGGAAGGAGGACCCAGAATCAGAAAGAGCAGCCATCACAATAAAGCTTTATTcatgaaaaaaatatgaaaaattgaCGACCAGCCGCATTCCATTTGCATCGGCCTTCTCAACAAGAAATATCTCCAGCATCAACCAATATTCCAAGGTGAGATCACAGTTTTTTCTACAGCCAGCCCGCAATGGAAACAAATGGCCTCTCTCGTACCTTATGTAAAACAATATTTATTTCACCGAATAGGAAATGGTTTAAATACACCTGGATACCACACTTTCAAAACCTTGATCCTACCCAATGCCAGCGTATACAATCTGTAGCTGatttaattgaccaattttctcATAATTGGAGACATGATCAACTAAACAATCTTCCACTAAGTTCCACCCAACACATCCTAAATATCCACCTTCCTCCTAATATCACCCCGGACAAAATATTTTGGCCCAAGTCTAAATCAGGAAAATACACCGCTGCAACCGGGTATAGTTGTCTAATCCAACAAGATAACCTCTCACACCCGAACCCCCTCCCAATAACCAAATTTTTATGGACATTACCATATCTaccaaaaattcagcttttcttgtggaaagataTCAATGAAGGTTTACCAACCTTATCTAAGTTACATCACATCAATCTCTCAACTTCAAACCTTTATCCCCGCTGCAACTCCGAGTCAGAAACAGCTGAACACATGCTTATTCACTAACCAACTGCGATGTCAACTTGGACCAGCCTTTCTATCCACATATCTACAATCCAACCCTAAGGTAACAACCAACCAATTACCTTAAaccctgaaaatgcggggggtctaacaaccacacccaatatttcgattagcaatctatatggactaactccaatatactttctagagaatcaactagacagtcagactcaatttagagaaaagtatatcgaggagttaatatctctctcttgatttgattttactcaagcaaatagaaatctgcgagtctttatcgaatacaaggataataaacttggatggtaccaaagaccaatatccaaggatcaatcaatttccaatcaaaaaccaaaggttggatttcacaattgatcgatacaaacacacaacctgtgatatttcaattatataacaaaatataatgcggaatagaaataacacagacaccataaattttgttaacgacgaaaccgcaaatgcagaaaaaccccgggaactagtccagattgaacaccacactatattaagccgctacagacattagcctacgacaaactaacttcggtctgtactgtagttgaaccctaatcaatctcacactgattcaaggtacagttgcgctccttacgtctctgatcccagcaggatactacgcacttgattcccttagctgatctcacccacaaccaagagttgctacgacccaaagtcgaagactttagtaaacaaatctgtatcacacagaaaagtctataaggatagataaatctgtctccgacagataaacctaaaagttttgttctgtcttttgataaaaatcaaggtgaacaagaaccaattgataaatcggaattatattcccgaagaacagcctagtattatcaatcacctcacaataatcaaaatcgtatggtagcgaaactagatattttggaatcacaaacgatgagacgaagatgtttgtcatttatttttatcttgccctatcggagataatatctcaagtcaattattcaattgaactcgtacgatagaaaaggcaagatcagatcgctcaactacaagagaagtagtttcgtctggcttcacaatcccaatgaagtctttcagtcgttaatcgacaggttctcgagaagaaacctacgattaaaggagaatcgactctagcaaaccaactagtatcacacagtaggtgtggggattagttttgcacagttgctagacgtctccttatatagttttcaaatcagggtttgcaatctaagttaccttggtaacaaagcattcaataatcaccgttagatgaaaaacctgatttatccaagctaatatctttcaaccgttagatcgaaacttagcttgtcaaacacaaatgaaatgtattcatttaggtttgagtaaccatacctaaacatgtacattggttggttcacaaatggttgaccaatagttagacatatgagtgctttcatattaaccgtattcatctttctcataactagttcaaatgactcataagaactagttcaagagttgttcaattgcttaggtctttatgcatagacacaattgaaacaaaatcggtttgattcatttgagtcaattcatgaacaatatacccacggtttgtaaagattgcattccttataatttattgttttaagtccatgaactaccgatttgagaaataactagcttgggtatgcgtaACTTAACTACCAGATTTTGAGATGGTTTTAGattccaaattcatcagacttttttgggtgaaaaagttccgccagtacgcgtacctaaggtgactggtttttgagttcgtaaacttcaaactcagcagaatttcacggacgtgaatttccgcaagtacgcgtacgggtacgcgtacccaacccgtctccttcaccaataccgcatgcacacatatgcacacacttggtttccggcacatggatttatacactaatgttcgaacacactatatgcttacatccataggtggtcacatattctcaactctacatttcaatcgttgaaacattcttctataatgttataacaatcgttagacataaagaatcgactatcgtcatcaaagctattttcaagattgaaacgtcatcatgactttcgtcacgggtaaagatgaagatggttaaagcaaaagcttaccaacacgtatttcgagaaaaagataggcgagtaaactcggctcgaaatagcaaatgtgtatgtatgaaaactatcatacttatacgacttttgtctcaagagtaggagatagagtagatagacttttgagtgacaagatgagttcaagtctccacatacattggtcggatgaagttccactggttccttgagtatttcttcgtctttgcaagataatcgccatggagtctggagctcaactattcctaactatcctaaacAGATACTTactcataagtatactagaaatcaagacatatatttttgatcaccaatattgacaaacattcttgagataacaacgaatgcgagttcgaccgagcaatgctctaacaatctccccctttgtcaattttagtgacaaaactatcaatacatatgtattacaaaataaataaaactttgtagcttctcgtccacatgcttgatctccttggtgcttcaacgttacttgaaaacttcgtcttttccaagtactcccatgattccatagatgttcaatttagcatcatagttgttgaagtttcgtagccataacaatgagaaaacaaaagctctcgatcattgttatacagtgtcatagtattattacacaatatcaaagttctcatatcacaactttgacaacaatactatggtgatatgtatcactctcccttagtcaatactttcttctcaatatgaaaaccactcccccttacataatgacccgtaaagcacgtaaatcatatgtatttgtagtgtgaactacacattaattctccccctttttgtcaataaaattggcaaaggtacgaaaacgggatcctaatgaaatttccacgaagacgcttcaagaccaaataaaagtacatatcaacttgtttagatgcaatcataaagccgaggctaaatgcattcatcaagtagtttataaagatacaagataacccctaaataattcacagtcgcactccccacaaaatatggaaattaagcgcaagttcaaaagaactctcccctgtttgatgtcattcccaagagaacaacaagagcgaccttacttttacaagaaaagaaggattttattggacaccaaaaaccataaagaaatgattttctatatccaaaattctcaattaaacttaccacaagagaacccatgatcaatttaatcggaatacacaaccaaaataaccacaaacgaatttatgattaatctagttggaaatgctcgacataagagagcttaaggagctacgactaagttcaccataaaagaatgattaactcaatcgtcttatgctcaacacaagaaaaacttatggagcattgcagtatacacataaaatatggatcatggaatgatcaatactgcggcatatacaaggattcattctattttccatcactatttgcacaatgacatacaatagacataatccttgtaaacaaaagattttaacctatattccatcaataattgacataataggcttaacttttgtttgtaaaaagttcatcgatcttgtatcaatactcgcatatcgacatataaaagagataacttttgacatcatatgggacaataatagttcaagggcgcaaacacacatatcccataacatattgcaatatataaaaccataaaaattaatactgcaaaaatcatcttccaaacagtttttagaatttaaataaataaacctaaaaaataaagatgaaaatacgatggacatagcta
This is a stretch of genomic DNA from Papaver somniferum cultivar HN1 chromosome 1, ASM357369v1, whole genome shotgun sequence. It encodes these proteins:
- the LOC113295720 gene encoding pentatricopeptide repeat-containing protein At2g42920, chloroplastic-like; translated protein: MNPRCNVLPSSTSSFTSISKFISDHSCLSMLEKNCRSMRDLHKLHAQLIKTGLSKDIIAVSRVLCFCATSPFGDINYAYQVFSQIEQPNLFSWNTIIRGFSQSSCPQNSIYLFIHMLHSSSVEPEKLTYPSLFKAYANLGRAQDGSQLHGRILKLGIDFDPFIRNTMIYMYSNCGYMIEASRVFNEYSDVVDIVAWNSMIIGFAKNGQVNESLRLFDKMPSRSDISWNSMISGCVRNGKLNEAFHLFQRMQNEGIKPTEFTTVSLLNACAQLGALKQGEWIHAYIQKKKIHVNSIVLTAIIDMYCKCGSIGKALQVFEKASTKGLSSWNSLIIGLAMNGDRKQAIQLFLDLQLLSGLRPNDVSFLGVLTACSHSGMVTEAQYYFSQMTETYQIKPTIKHYGCLVDVLCRAGLLDEAEEVINKLTENPDVIIWGSLLSACKQHGNIEMGKRAADKILELDPTETSGYVLLANALALSGRYEEAIDARALMKKRDIRKEPGCSLVEVDGVVHEFVVAGKSHPREKEMYRVLDELCSILKETSAQDGLDNLLI